The Raphanus sativus cultivar WK10039 chromosome 2, ASM80110v3, whole genome shotgun sequence DNA segment ACAAGAACGATCCCAGCATCGGTACGGGACTCACCTGCGGTGATGTGATGAAGCTCGCTTCAAGACCTTTGGTTGTGGCTCCGCTATCGTCTCTTCATCTGTTGGTATGTTTCCATCTGTAGCGGATTTGAGATTCGAATTTCAGTTGGGGATTTTGATTTACTTGTTCTGAAATGGATGAATTAGGTCTTAAattgattgttttcttttttgattatTTAGGTTTCAGATTGATTGGTTCATTGTGGTAGTGGTGTTCGAATTGATTGGTTCTTGAtgaattatatttgatattaatcGGTTCTTGTTCATTGGGAAGTATATCCAAGTGCCACCTCCGTTGAATTATGTATCTATTGCAATGTTTATCTTCCTGGTATTATGACTTTCCTGCAATTGTTACAGAGTGTCTAGCTCTTTTGGACGCACAAGTTGCAGCCGTTCTACTGAGCATTTCCAAGCTTGTTTGCAAGTCAGACTGTCAAGAACTCATTTGCCTCCTTTCAGAGAGTTGGTCTTTTGGTGTTCTTTGGATCTTATTAGCTATTTGATCCCTTATCCTTCTTGTGTTTTGCTGTGCTTGTAATATGGCTACTCCCTTGGCTAGTAATGCCTTTCTATCTTGTATGTCCTCCTTGAATGGAGTTTGAACTTTTATAATTAATGAAGtttggtttgatcaaaaaaatgtTAAGGACTTTTTTGTCCTACCAATAATCTACAACATTAGAAAAGTCTTTAAACTTTGTCcctaacttaaaaatattactaaaatatactAAGGACCTTTTATTTGTCCCACCGATAAAGATGGTCTAAGTAAGTACATGCTACTTTAAGCAATcaaacctacaaaaaaaaatatctataaataggAACTCTCACCTCCCAAACGACTTACTCAACCCTCATCTCCAATAACATacaaaaagtaaagaaaaagaagcttAATTAGAATTTTCAAAACATGGCTTCAAAGAACATCACCATAGCTCTCTTCCTCACCATCAACCTCGTCTTCTTCGGCTTTACCATGGCCCAAGCTCCTGGACCTCAAGCTCCGATATGTCCCAGAAGCTCAACCCAGGTCCAAGCTTGTGTCAACAGGCTTACCTCTATCGTGGGCCTCAACGTTCTACCGCTGACGCAATGCTGTTCTCTAGTTGCTGGGCTTGCCCCCTCTGTGGCCTCTGTCTGCATCTGCAATGCCTTAAAACTGTCAGTTCTCAATATATTGGAGATCAGTGTAAGACTTGGTGAGGTTCTTAGGCCCTGCGGTGTTTCTCCCCCAGCTGATTTCGTATGCGCCTAATTCTCTCTTATAAGACACCAGTTCCCTATTATCGGATAATAATGGTGCAAATATGCTTCTCTAATAATTATATGCGTGTTAGCAATATCTATATGTGGTTGAAAATAAAGTGAAACATTTGTACTGTTTTTACATGTTTCGTTGTTAACTATGTTCTTCAATTTAGATTTTCCGGCCGTAGGTTGTATCTCTTGgttctgattaaaaaaaaaaagtaatatacaAATACTTTATCTTTTTCtgtttatattttgttgttatctAATTCCAGTTGGATATCAAGTATTAACCGAAAGAATCTTTAGATCAGTCTTTTCCCAAAGAGCTTCGGGCCTAACTATAAAATCTTTTCGGCTCATTGATACATTAACGAGTCTGGCtattcttcttttctcttcgtTATGGATACTTTCACGTCTTAATTAGTGGGATATCAAATACCGGACGATCAGAGAAACAGCTTCAGGTATTAACCTACTTGGCAAGTGGAGGACCGTAACTTGGATACTTTTAGTTCAAAGGACATATGGGATGCGACTCGTGAGATTAGACATGATGAGGTGCTATGATATTCTCGAATTAATCTGGCACAAGACTGGTATCATAATACGTATACACATAGTTTCCTTTCATTACAAACCTTTACAACTATTATTCAACTAATCATAACAAATTTGAGCGGTTAAAGGAGCTAGTTACTAACGGTTCCTGCAAGCATAAACGACTTGTAAACGATGGGTCGAACCAACTCGGATCCACCCCAAGCCGTCTCGAGCTCCTTCACTACATCTTCCGACAACAAGTCAACTCCTTTTTCCTTAGCAGCGCCAATGGCAGACCACGACCGCACCATCCGCAAGAACCCTTCAAACGACACCGTCCTCTTCATCTCCAGCTCAATGGGCTTACCCTCGGAGCCCAGGCCCACGCTCTCAAACGGAAACGGCAACGATTTGTAACCGTCCACAACATACTGACACTCAGGGAACTTAAAATACGGCAGCGCTTTCTCAGTAAACGGAGCCATCACCGAGTCGAACTCGGGGCTCACCGCCATGTCCGTGCTGTAGCTCCACACGGCGATGATCCCTCCCGGTTTGCGGAGGACACGTTTCGCGATCGCGTAGAATCTCGGGAGATCGAACCAGTGTACGGCGGTGGCGACCGTTATCAGATCCACGGAGTTCTCTCCTCCGATCAGATCCACCATCTCGTCTTCGGTCAACGACGGAGGCGTGTGACGGTAAGTTACTTTCGGATACGGCTTCGCTAGATCTATCATCTTCTCGCTCACGTCCGTCGCGATTACTCTGTCGTAGTGCTCCGCGATCTGGCGAAAACCGTTATGAAATCAGAgattgaattttgaaaaaaaaaatagatcgGAAAAATGTGATACATACGGCGGTTGCGGCTTGGCCGTTTCCGGTACCGGCATCCCAGgcgaggtggtggtggtgagagAGAGCGGCGATCTTGGAGTACCACTCGGCGGGGTAAGTGGGGCGTGCGTCTAGGTAGATATCTGCTTCATAGTCAACAACGACTGACATTTTTTTTCTAGGTAGCGAATTGCTTTCTTCTTCGCCTTCTATTGTTTCAAACTCTGCTTTAATAGACGAAATGATGACGAGGCAGGTTGCGAAATTCGATTTTGCTTTTTACTCGTTTCGTAGTGTTGACTTTGGCGGGATGGTTTGATTGGTCAATTTTGTTtccggtttggttttgttttcaatctatttccggtttggtt contains these protein-coding regions:
- the LOC108842542 gene encoding uncharacterized protein LOC108842542, whose amino-acid sequence is MSVVVDYEADIYLDARPTYPAEWYSKIAALSHHHHLAWDAGTGNGQAATAIAEHYDRVIATDVSEKMIDLAKPYPKVTYRHTPPSLTEDEMVDLIGGENSVDLITVATAVHWFDLPRFYAIAKRVLRKPGGIIAVWSYSTDMAVSPEFDSVMAPFTEKALPYFKFPECQYVVDGYKSLPFPFESVGLGSEGKPIELEMKRTVSFEGFLRMVRSWSAIGAAKEKGVDLLSEDVVKELETAWGGSELVRPIVYKSFMLAGTVSN
- the LOC130494277 gene encoding putative lipid-binding protein AIR1; amino-acid sequence: MASKNITIALFLTINLVFFGFTMAQAPGPQAPICPRSSTQVQACVNRLTSIVGLNVLPLTQCCSLVAGLAPSVASVCICNALKLSVLNILEISVRLGEVLRPCGVSPPADFVCA